One Verrucomicrobiota bacterium genomic window, CCCTGCTCGAAGATGTGAATCCGATTGTTCCGGCCAAGAAGATGAATATCTCCTATGAGGTCAATAGTGCGAATGGATACGGTTTTTCATCTTCCACCAAACAGCCGAACCAAAATGGCCAGAAGCTTTCCGTGCTCAATGACTCCCTCGACGTGACCATTGCGCCGAAAATCAGTAATAATTTTATTCTCCGTACCGGTGTCGGTTGGGGCCGTTTTTCCTTGTTTAAGGATGGATCAGTTCCCTTACCCGACACTTTGCAATCTGTTTACATGAAAATCGGTTTCGACACGATCATCGGTAATGACTGGATCGTCCGTGTCGAGGCTATGCCCGGGGTTTATAGTGATTTTACTGATGTGACCACAGACGATATCTCGATGGAAATGATTGTCGGGGCTAGTTACCTGATGAATGAGAATTTCCAATGGATGTTCGGAGTGGGCTTAGGAATGTTTCGCCAAATCCCCATCTTCCCGGCCGTTGGATTCCGCTGGCAATTTGAAGATAACTGGAATTTAAACCTGATGCTCCCAAATCCACGCCTGAGTTATTCTCTCAATAAACAAGTGGACCTTTACCTCGGCGGTAGCTTACTCGGGGGCACCTTCCGCACTGGGCCAAATAACGGCACCCAGAATAATGATGCCAGCCTGAATAACGCCATGCTCGACTATATCGAGGCCCGGACGGGTGTGGGCGTAAAATATAATGTCACCCCCGCTATTTCGATCGATGCCGATGCCGGTTACACTGTTTTTAGGCAATTT contains:
- a CDS encoding DUF6268 family outer membrane beta-barrel protein; translation: MKIRYILFLIAFGLLCPQGILFAQSSDSSLLEDVNPIVPAKKMNISYEVNSANGYGFSSSTKQPNQNGQKLSVLNDSLDVTIAPKISNNFILRTGVGWGRFSLFKDGSVPLPDTLQSVYMKIGFDTIIGNDWIVRVEAMPGVYSDFTDVTTDDISMEMIVGASYLMNENFQWMFGVGLGMFRQIPIFPAVGFRWQFEDNWNLNLMLPNPRLSYSLNKQVDLYLGGSLLGGTFRTGPNNGTQNNDASLNNAMLDYIEARTGVGVKYNVTPAISIDADAGYTVFRQFDYYRSDMKVKADPAPYVSLSVTSQF